The Knoellia sp. S7-12 region GCGAGCTCATCGAGTCAGGCAAGGTCGTCCTCGAGAGTGACTGGGGAGATGCCCAGCCCGACGCCGACGCCCAGAACACGTTCCTCGACAGGCACGACTGGGACGACTACGCGGCGTGGCACCTGGGCCTCACCGACGACGCCAGCGACGAGACCAAGGCGCGTCACGCCTTCGCCTTCGGCGACTTCGACAGGGTTCACCGAAGCGCCCTGATCGCCTGCGTCTATCGAGCCTCGCAGTGGCGACACAAGAAGGTCGAGCTGGCCGCGCACCGCTTGCTGCAGGAGCTGGACAAGGCTCACCCCAGGCCGGACTGATCCGAACCCGGGGTGAGGGGACTGCGTCAGACGATGCCGGTCAAGCGGCTCAGCCGAAGGTGTTGCACTGGTTGAGGTCGCCCTTGCTGTAGCCCTGGAGGAACCAGCGCTGGCGCTGCTCGGCGGAGCCATGGGTCCACGCCTCGGGGTTGACCTGACCCTGGGTCTTCTCCTGGATGCGGTCGTCACCGACAGCCGAAGCTGCGGAGAGGGCGCTCTTGATGTCGGCCTCGGTCAGCGGCTTGAGGAAGGGTTCGCCGCCGGGACCTTCGGTCGTCGAGGCAGCCTGGGCCCATACACCTGCGAGGCAGTCGGCCATGAGCTCGATCTTGACGGCACCACTGTTGGCACCCTGCGGGTCCTGCTGGGCGCGCCCGAGGAGTCCGAGCTGGTCCTGGAGGGCGTGGCCGTACTCGTGGGCAACGACGTACTCCTGGGCGAGCGCGCCGCCGTCGGACCCGAAGTCCTTCTCGAGGATCGCGAAGAAGTCGGCGTCGATGAAGATCTTCTGGTCGAGCGGGCAGTAGAACGGCCCGACCTGGTTGCTCGCGGTGCCGCACTGCGACTGCGTCGTGCCCTTGAAGAGGACGGTCTTGGCCGGAACCCACTGCTTCTGGTAGCGGGGGAGCTCGGCGGTCCAGAAGGCATTGAGCGAGTTCACAGTGCCGATGACCCGGCACTCGACGTCGGCGTTGGCGTCAGCGCCGGTCTTGCAGCGCTCGAAGGCGTCGCCGCCCGTGCTCGTGCCTTCGACCTGCTCCTGGCTGGTGCCGGCCGACCCGCCGCCCGTGGGGAGGTCGGAGGGGTTGATACCGAAGATCAGGCCGAGGATGAGAAGGATGATGCCGCCGAGCCCACCACCCACGGCGATGCCTCCGGGGCCACCGCCACCGCCGCCGGACTCCACCTGCGAGGTGTCGAGACCGACACCGTCGTTGAAGCTCATCCAAGGCCTCCCATGTATCGCGTTTTCCGTGCGGAGCACGGCCCACCTAGACTAAAGGTCGAAAGGCCCGCGGTGCGTCAGCGGTGCGCCTCACGATCCAACTCAGTT contains the following coding sequences:
- a CDS encoding neutral zinc metallopeptidase is translated as MSFNDGVGLDTSQVESGGGGGGPGGIAVGGGLGGIILLILGLIFGINPSDLPTGGGSAGTSQEQVEGTSTGGDAFERCKTGADANADVECRVIGTVNSLNAFWTAELPRYQKQWVPAKTVLFKGTTQSQCGTASNQVGPFYCPLDQKIFIDADFFAILEKDFGSDGGALAQEYVVAHEYGHALQDQLGLLGRAQQDPQGANSGAVKIELMADCLAGVWAQAASTTEGPGGEPFLKPLTEADIKSALSAASAVGDDRIQEKTQGQVNPEAWTHGSAEQRQRWFLQGYSKGDLNQCNTFG